One genomic region from Streptomyces sp. NBC_00457 encodes:
- a CDS encoding transposase, with protein sequence MTDLRPGRGERVGGLRELAASFVAPGPAGVAIRDRLRVSESDAAVLAEVGVFLGSLAAGDLAERSRQGLAHDAAGWAVRKRELTGKSSARWAGSITRASHDQWALARRGQAAHLTWLRGQIAAIEARLARPLGAKADKREGLARGYASRAEWHAKSRRLHALQDRLAVAEGDWAASRVRVVRGGKQLANTRHHLQAAGLSEQDWRARWQAARMFLAADGESGKRFGNETIRVTDTGQLSLKLPVELAHRANAPHGRYVLDATVRFQHRGQEWRDRITANRAVAYRLHHDVLRGRWYVTASWQRAATPVLPLQAALARGVVGVDMNDDHLAAWHLDGHGNPVGEPQRFFYDLSGSADHRDAQIRHALTRLLHHTQRCGATAIAIEDLDFATEKGREKHGRNKRFRRLLSRLPTARLKARLISMAAEQDIAVVAVDPAYTSRWGAQHWQKPLTTPTRQISRHDAASIAVGRRALGHPIRRRTAPPHPDRSDRGGHRTVQARPETRRREEPRPHLPGPPTGCAPPGGGAKAGNQGAQHRSGHPAEHESWHQDSLPLSL encoded by the coding sequence GTGACGGATCTTCGACCGGGCAGGGGTGAACGGGTGGGCGGGCTGCGGGAGCTGGCGGCGTCGTTCGTGGCGCCCGGTCCGGCCGGGGTGGCCATCCGGGACCGGCTGCGGGTGAGCGAGTCGGATGCGGCGGTGCTGGCCGAGGTCGGTGTCTTCCTTGGTTCGCTGGCTGCGGGTGATCTCGCGGAGCGGTCCCGGCAGGGGCTGGCGCACGATGCGGCCGGGTGGGCGGTGCGCAAGCGGGAGCTGACGGGGAAGTCATCGGCGCGCTGGGCGGGCAGCATCACCAGGGCCAGCCACGACCAGTGGGCGCTGGCGAGGCGCGGCCAGGCCGCCCACCTGACCTGGCTGCGCGGGCAGATCGCCGCCATCGAGGCCCGGCTGGCCCGCCCGCTGGGCGCCAAGGCGGACAAGCGGGAAGGGCTGGCCCGCGGGTATGCCTCCCGTGCCGAGTGGCATGCCAAGTCCCGCCGCCTGCACGCTTTGCAGGACCGGCTGGCGGTAGCGGAAGGGGACTGGGCGGCGAGCCGGGTGCGCGTGGTGCGCGGCGGCAAGCAACTCGCGAACACCCGTCACCACCTGCAGGCGGCGGGGCTGAGCGAACAGGACTGGCGGGCACGCTGGCAGGCGGCGCGGATGTTCCTGGCCGCGGACGGGGAGTCCGGCAAGCGGTTCGGCAACGAAACAATCCGCGTCACCGACACCGGACAGCTCTCCCTCAAGCTCCCAGTCGAGCTGGCCCACCGGGCCAACGCCCCGCACGGCCGGTACGTGCTCGACGCGACCGTACGGTTCCAGCATCGCGGGCAGGAGTGGCGCGACCGGATCACCGCGAACCGGGCGGTGGCCTACCGCCTCCACCACGACGTTCTCCGTGGCCGCTGGTATGTGACCGCCTCCTGGCAGCGCGCCGCCACCCCGGTCCTGCCGCTGCAGGCGGCGCTGGCCCGCGGGGTGGTGGGAGTGGACATGAACGACGACCACCTGGCCGCCTGGCACCTCGATGGGCACGGCAACCCGGTCGGGGAGCCACAGCGCTTCTTCTACGACCTCTCGGGCAGCGCGGACCACCGGGACGCCCAGATCCGGCATGCGCTGACCCGGCTGCTGCACCACACCCAACGCTGCGGGGCCACCGCGATCGCCATCGAGGACCTCGACTTCGCGACGGAGAAGGGCCGGGAGAAGCACGGCCGCAACAAGCGCTTCCGCCGCCTGCTCTCCCGCCTCCCCACCGCCAGACTCAAGGCCCGGCTGATCTCGATGGCCGCCGAACAGGACATCGCCGTCGTCGCGGTGGATCCGGCGTACACCAGTCGGTGGGGTGCCCAGCACTGGCAGAAACCCCTGACCACTCCAACGCGACAGATTTCCCGGCACGATGCGGCAAGCATCGCGGTCGGGCGACGCGCCCTCGGGCATCCGATCCGGCGACGGACGGCACCGCCCCACCCCGACCGGAGTGATCGCGGTGGGCATCGGACCGTCCAGGCCCGACCGGAGACCCGAAGGCGTGAGGAACCCCGCCCCCACCTGCCCGGACCACCCACCGGATGCGCGCCGCCCGGCGGTGGAGCGAAAGCGGGGAACCAGGGTGCCCAGCACCGTTCGGGGCACCCGGCTGAGCATGAGTCCTGGCACCAGGACTCACTCCCACTCAGTCTTTAG
- a CDS encoding response regulator transcription factor — protein MIRILLADDQPLLRSGLGALLDAEDDIEVVAEATHGQQTLELARRHLPDIVLTDIQMPVLDGIEAARRIAADPALARVRVVILTSYGLDDDVFDALSAGAAGFLVKDIAPDDLVHAVRVIARGDALLAPCVTRTVINRLFAQPHRIPAATGLAELTGREREAVTLVAQGLSTRQIADHMVISPLTAKSHIERAKSKLRARGRTQLVAHAYESGLVAPRSH, from the coding sequence ATGATCCGCATCCTGCTCGCCGACGATCAGCCGCTCCTGCGCAGCGGATTGGGCGCGCTCCTGGACGCCGAGGACGACATCGAGGTGGTGGCCGAGGCCACCCACGGGCAGCAGACCCTGGAACTCGCACGCAGGCACCTGCCCGACATCGTCCTCACCGACATCCAGATGCCCGTCCTCGACGGCATCGAGGCGGCCCGCCGCATCGCCGCCGACCCGGCCCTGGCCCGGGTCCGTGTCGTCATCCTGACCAGCTACGGCCTCGACGACGACGTCTTCGACGCGCTGAGCGCCGGCGCCGCCGGATTCCTCGTCAAGGACATCGCGCCCGACGACCTCGTGCACGCCGTACGCGTCATCGCGCGCGGCGACGCCCTGCTCGCCCCCTGCGTCACCCGCACAGTGATCAACCGGCTCTTCGCCCAGCCGCACCGCATCCCCGCCGCAACCGGCCTGGCCGAGTTGACCGGGCGGGAACGCGAGGCCGTCACCCTGGTCGCGCAGGGGCTTTCCACCCGCCAGATCGCCGACCACATGGTGATCAGCCCGCTGACCGCGAAGTCCCATATCGAACGGGCCAAGTCCAAACTCCGCGCCCGCGGCCGCACCCAACTCGTGGCCCACGCCTACGAATCCGGCCTGGTCGCCCCACGCAGCCACTGA
- a CDS encoding sigma factor-like helix-turn-helix DNA-binding protein, with translation MSRNEEFKELRPLLFSIAHRILGSQAAADDAVHEAWLRYEAALTLPVPGKAFLSGEVTRISAGLLGSARVQRDTSAGPRPFEPLMSGAGQDPDQPVEPAQSLSAVAVLLLERLPPLERAVFVLREVFGCDLSQIASALGCSEAACDQLAATVSRAGDGGGRALRWPGLIVGAEYVARVLAAMTPALVRIGVTMEPQQVHHGPGAVFRDRHGTVLSALAFDFLDGQIQTIRWVSRPRAPRGPAAHAPGAI, from the coding sequence GTGAGCCGGAATGAGGAGTTCAAGGAGCTGCGGCCCCTGCTGTTCTCGATCGCCCACCGGATCCTGGGCAGCCAGGCCGCGGCCGACGACGCGGTGCACGAGGCCTGGCTGCGCTACGAGGCTGCCCTCACGCTGCCCGTGCCGGGCAAGGCGTTCCTGTCGGGCGAGGTCACCCGGATCTCGGCCGGCTTGCTGGGCTCGGCCCGCGTCCAGCGGGACACGTCCGCCGGGCCGCGGCCGTTCGAGCCGCTGATGAGCGGCGCCGGCCAGGACCCGGATCAGCCGGTGGAGCCGGCCCAGTCGCTGTCGGCGGTGGCCGTGCTGCTGCTGGAACGTCTGCCCCCGCTCGAGCGGGCGGTCTTCGTCCTGCGGGAAGTCTTCGGGTGCGACCTGTCGCAGATCGCATCAGCCCTGGGGTGCTCGGAGGCGGCCTGCGACCAGCTCGCCGCCACCGTGTCGCGGGCGGGCGACGGCGGCGGCAGGGCTCTGCGCTGGCCGGGGCTCATCGTCGGCGCGGAGTATGTGGCCCGGGTGCTGGCCGCGATGACCCCCGCGCTGGTCCGTATCGGCGTCACCATGGAGCCGCAGCAGGTGCACCACGGCCCCGGCGCAGTCTTCCGCGACCGCCACGGCACGGTCCTCAGCGCCCTGGCGTTCGACTTCCTCGACGGCCAGATCCAGACGATCCGCTGGGTGAGCCGCCCCCGCGCTCCCCGCGGTCCGGCGGCACACGCCCCCGGCGCCATCTGA
- a CDS encoding sigma factor-like helix-turn-helix DNA-binding protein, whose protein sequence is MRRTEEFEELRPLLFAIAHRILGSAREADDAVQATWLRWAATPTRPASTEGHLAAEVTRICTDALRSARLRREGHGGPWPAEPLPGGFRQDPERPVELADSLLTAALLVLERLSPLERAVFVLREAFGCSIREIASALGCSQAACRQLVAAIALASDGGREPLPWPTCTAGAHNVARLLAAIVPALLHVGVTLEERLVNGRPGAVFRDRNGKILNALALDVFEGRVKEIHFVVNPDEPGRPDPVAEAYAIIREANQAR, encoded by the coding sequence GTGAGACGGACCGAGGAGTTCGAGGAGCTGCGGCCGCTGCTGTTCGCGATCGCCCACCGGATCCTGGGCAGTGCGCGCGAGGCGGACGACGCCGTCCAGGCGACCTGGCTGCGCTGGGCCGCCACCCCGACGCGGCCCGCGTCGACCGAGGGCCATCTCGCGGCCGAGGTCACCCGGATCTGTACCGATGCCCTGCGCTCGGCCCGCCTGCGCCGGGAGGGGCACGGCGGGCCATGGCCCGCCGAGCCGCTGCCGGGTGGCTTTCGCCAGGACCCCGAGCGGCCGGTGGAGCTGGCCGACTCGTTGCTGACGGCGGCCCTGCTGGTGCTCGAGCGGCTCTCCCCGCTCGAGCGCGCGGTCTTCGTGCTGCGGGAGGCGTTCGGGTGCAGCATCCGCGAGATCGCATCGGCCCTAGGGTGCTCGCAGGCCGCCTGCCGCCAGCTCGTCGCCGCGATCGCCCTGGCCAGCGACGGTGGCCGCGAGCCACTGCCCTGGCCCACCTGCACCGCCGGCGCCCACAACGTGGCCCGGCTGCTCGCGGCGATCGTTCCTGCGCTGCTGCACGTCGGCGTCACGCTGGAAGAGCGCCTGGTCAACGGCCGGCCCGGTGCGGTCTTCCGCGACCGCAACGGCAAGATCCTCAACGCCCTGGCACTCGACGTCTTCGAAGGACGGGTCAAAGAGATCCACTTCGTCGTCAATCCCGACGAGCCCGGGCGCCCGGATCCCGTGGCCGAGGCCTACGCGATCATCCGCGAGGCGAACCAGGCCCGCTGA
- a CDS encoding NAD(P)/FAD-dependent oxidoreductase, whose translation MKHRILVLGAGYAGAFAAGSLARRLSPADTEITVVNAAPVFVERMRLHQLAAGRDHATVPLADVFAGTGVRLRVARVRAVDPQRRTVAVTGEDGDGELGYDTLLYTLGSRVADHGVPGVAEHAFDVAGRASALRLRARLDSLGPGGTVLVVGEGLTGIETATEIAESRPGLCVALAARGEPGAWLCPGARRHLHEAFDRLGITVHEHTTIEAVQARYAVGGDGTSFPADATVWTAGFAVDPLAAAAGLEVTEDGRIIVDDTMRSLSHPDVYAAGDSAYAIGANGRPLPMSCASAGHTNMQATDAIVARLTGRRVPSVKKTYIGNQISLGRHDAIFQMVDGDVRAKSWFMGGRKAARFKTGVLKASLWGVAHPTFGMPKRKRRLTAATTAAATPAAAAAPGNAAA comes from the coding sequence ATGAAGCACCGCATCCTCGTCCTCGGCGCCGGCTACGCCGGGGCTTTCGCCGCCGGGAGCCTGGCCCGCCGCCTCTCGCCGGCCGACACGGAGATCACCGTCGTCAACGCTGCGCCGGTCTTCGTCGAGCGGATGCGCCTGCACCAGCTCGCGGCGGGCCGGGACCATGCGACCGTGCCGCTCGCCGACGTGTTCGCGGGCACCGGGGTACGGCTGCGCGTGGCGCGCGTCAGGGCGGTGGACCCGCAGCGCAGGACCGTCGCCGTGACCGGCGAGGACGGTGACGGCGAGCTCGGCTACGACACGCTGCTGTACACGCTCGGCAGCCGGGTCGCCGACCACGGTGTCCCCGGGGTGGCCGAGCACGCCTTCGACGTCGCGGGACGGGCCTCCGCGCTGCGGCTGCGGGCCCGCCTGGACAGTCTGGGCCCCGGCGGCACCGTGCTGGTCGTCGGCGAGGGCCTGACCGGCATCGAGACCGCCACCGAGATCGCCGAGTCGCGTCCCGGTCTGTGCGTGGCGCTCGCCGCCCGTGGCGAGCCGGGAGCCTGGCTCTGCCCGGGGGCCCGGCGCCACCTGCACGAAGCCTTCGACCGCCTCGGCATCACCGTCCACGAGCACACCACCATCGAAGCCGTCCAGGCGCGGTACGCGGTCGGCGGCGACGGCACCTCCTTCCCGGCCGACGCGACCGTGTGGACGGCCGGGTTCGCCGTCGACCCCCTCGCGGCCGCCGCCGGTCTTGAGGTCACCGAGGACGGCCGGATCATCGTCGACGACACCATGCGCTCGCTGTCGCACCCGGACGTCTACGCCGCGGGCGACAGCGCGTACGCGATCGGCGCGAACGGCCGGCCGCTGCCGATGTCCTGCGCCTCGGCGGGACATACCAACATGCAGGCGACGGACGCGATCGTGGCACGGCTGACCGGACGCCGGGTTCCGAGCGTCAAGAAGACCTACATCGGCAACCAGATCAGCCTCGGCCGGCACGACGCGATTTTCCAGATGGTCGACGGCGACGTACGGGCGAAGTCCTGGTTCATGGGCGGCCGCAAGGCCGCGCGGTTCAAGACGGGCGTCCTCAAGGCCAGCCTGTGGGGCGTTGCGCACCCGACCTTCGGCATGCCCAAGCGCAAGCGCCGCCTGACCGCCGCCACGACGGCCGCCGCCACCCCGGCCGCTGCCGCCGCGCCCGGGAATGCCGCCGCATAA